Proteins found in one Takifugu flavidus isolate HTHZ2018 chromosome 7, ASM371156v2, whole genome shotgun sequence genomic segment:
- the ncln gene encoding BOS complex subunit ncln isoform X3, translating to MFEEASEVFDNMFKSSFPLTFIVFIPAVLILVSPLPAEAAHEFTVYRMQQYDLQGQPYGTRNAILNTEARTVEAEVLSRRCVIMRLVDFSYEEYQKALRQSAGAVVIILPKNMSAVPQDIVQQFMELEPEMLATETIVPIYFAMEDDELLSIYTQTLTSSSSQGSLSAAEVLLHTATANGFQMVTSGAQSKAISDWAITSLEGRLAGIGGEDLPTIVLVAHYDSFGVAPWLSYGADSNGSGVSMLLELARLFSKLYTYKRTHAGYNLLFFVSGGGKFNYQGTKRWLEDNLDHTDSSLLQDNVAFVLCLDTVGNGDTLHLHVSKPPKEGTPQYSLLKELESVVASQYPEVKFSMVHKKINLADDMLAWEHERFGIRRLPAFTLSHLPSHRLARRSSIMDVRPHVDVKKLSRNTKVMAEALARVVYNLTEKGTPGDLQIFTEQMQVQEEQLSAVVDWLTAQPRAAQLLDKDSSVVSTLEYHLGHYLKDVKRHYVKADKRDPEFVFYDQLKQTMNAYRVKPAIFDLLLAVCIAAYLGMMYLAIQNFGFLYGVVRRVTQPKTKAH from the exons ATGTTTGAGGAGGCCAGCGAAGTATTCGATAACATGTTTAAATCTTCATTTCCCCTCACCTTCATCGTTTTTATCCCCGCGGTGCTGATTCTGGTATCACCACTCCCGGCTGAAGCGGCACATGAGTTCACCGTTTACCGCATGCAGCAATACGATTTGCAGGGACAGCCGTATG GTACCAGGAATGCCATCCTGAACACGGAGGCCCGTACGGTAGAGGCAGAGGTTCTAAGCCGTCGCTGCGTTATCATGCGGCTGGTAGACTTTTCATACGAAGAGTACCAGAAAGCGTTGCGCCAGTCGGCTGGGGCCGTGGTCATCATCCTGCCCAAGAACATGTCTGCTGTGCCACAAGATATAGTACAG CAGTTCATGGAATTGGAGCCAGAAATGTTGGCTACCGAGACCATCGTCCCCATCTACTTTGCCATGGAGGACGATGAGCTGCTGTCCATATACACCCAGACCCTGACCTCTTCCTCATCACAGGGGTCTCTATCAGCAGCTGAAG TTTTGCTGCATACGGCCACAGCCAACGGCTTTCAGATGGTGACCAGTGGAGCTCAGAGCAAAGCCATCAGCGACTGGGCCATCACCAGCTTAGAG GGTCGACTTGCTGGAATTGGAGGAGAAGATCTGCCCACCATTGTCTTAGTTGCTCACTATGACTCCTTTGGCGTTGCCCCG TGGCTGTCCTACGGCGCCGACTCAAACGGCAGCGGCGTCTCCATGTTGCTCGAGCTCGCTCGTCTCTTCTCGAAACTTTACACGTACAAAAGGACACACGCTGG GTACaacctgcttttttttgtttctggtgGAGGGAAGTTCAACTATCAGGGTACCAAACGTTGGCTGGAGGACAACCTGGACCACACGG ACTCCAGTCTGCTACAGGACAatgttgcttttgtgttgtgtctgGACACGGTGGGCAACGGAGACACCCTGCACCTCCATGTGTCCAAACCTCCCAAAGAAGGAACGCCTCAATATTCTCTGCTCAAAGAGCTGGAGTCG gtggTGGCCAGCCAGTACCCAGAGGTCAAGTTCTCCATGGTCCATAAGAAAATCAACCTGGCCGACGACATGCTGGCCTGGGAGCACGAGCGCTTCGGCATCCGGCGGCTGCCAGCCTTCACCTTGTCCCATCTACCCTCCCACCGCTTGGCGCGACGATCCAGCATCATGGACGTGCG GCCTCACGTAGACGTAAAGAAACTCAGCAGGAACACCAAGGTGATGGCAGAGGCCCTAGCCAGGGTCGTCTATAACCTAACTGAAAAG GGCACCCCCGGTGACCTTCAGATCTTCACTGAACAAATG CAGgttcaggaggagcagctctcaGCAGTGGTGGACTGGCTCACAGCTCAGCCGCGTGCCGCTCAGCTGCTGGACAAGGACAGCAGCGTGGTGTCCACCCTGGAGTATCACCTCGGACATTACCTCAAGGATGTGAAGAGACACTACGTCAAAGCTGATAAAAG GGACCCAGAGTTTGTCTTCTATGACCAGCTGAAGCAGACTATGAACGCGTACAG AGTCAAACCTGCCATCTTTGACCTGCTACTGGCCGTCTGCATTGCAGCCTACTTGGGGATGATGTATCTGGCAATCCAG AACTTCGGCTTCCTGTACGGCGTCGTCCGCAGGGTCACCCAGCCCAAGACGAAAGCGCATTAA
- the ncln gene encoding BOS complex subunit ncln isoform X2 codes for MFEEASEVFDNMFKSSFPLTFIVFIPAVLILVSPLPAEAAHEFTVYRMQQYDLQGQPYGTRNAILNTEARTVEAEVLSRRCVIMRLVDFSYEEYQKALRQSAGAVVIILPKNMSAVPQDIVQQFMELEPEMLATETIVPIYFAMEDDELLSIYTQTLTSSSSQGSLSAAEVLLHTATANGFQMVTSGAQSKAISDWAITSLEGRLAGIGGEDLPTIVLVAHYDSFGVAPWLSYGADSNGSGVSMLLELARLFSKLYTYKRTHAGYNLLFFVSGGGKFNYQGTKRWLEDNLDHTDSSLLQDNVAFVLCLDTVGNGDTLHLHVSKPPKEGTPQYSLLKELESVVASQYPEVKFSMVHKKINLADDMLAWEHERFGIRRLPAFTLSHLPSHRLARRSSIMDVRSVSPSSRHGAGEPPAGPHVDVKKLSRNTKVMAEALARVVYNLTEKGTPGDLQIFTEQMVQEEQLSAVVDWLTAQPRAAQLLDKDSSVVSTLEYHLGHYLKDVKRHYVKADKRDPEFVFYDQLKQTMNAYRVKPAIFDLLLAVCIAAYLGMMYLAIQNFGFLYGVVRRVTQPKTKAH; via the exons ATGTTTGAGGAGGCCAGCGAAGTATTCGATAACATGTTTAAATCTTCATTTCCCCTCACCTTCATCGTTTTTATCCCCGCGGTGCTGATTCTGGTATCACCACTCCCGGCTGAAGCGGCACATGAGTTCACCGTTTACCGCATGCAGCAATACGATTTGCAGGGACAGCCGTATG GTACCAGGAATGCCATCCTGAACACGGAGGCCCGTACGGTAGAGGCAGAGGTTCTAAGCCGTCGCTGCGTTATCATGCGGCTGGTAGACTTTTCATACGAAGAGTACCAGAAAGCGTTGCGCCAGTCGGCTGGGGCCGTGGTCATCATCCTGCCCAAGAACATGTCTGCTGTGCCACAAGATATAGTACAG CAGTTCATGGAATTGGAGCCAGAAATGTTGGCTACCGAGACCATCGTCCCCATCTACTTTGCCATGGAGGACGATGAGCTGCTGTCCATATACACCCAGACCCTGACCTCTTCCTCATCACAGGGGTCTCTATCAGCAGCTGAAG TTTTGCTGCATACGGCCACAGCCAACGGCTTTCAGATGGTGACCAGTGGAGCTCAGAGCAAAGCCATCAGCGACTGGGCCATCACCAGCTTAGAG GGTCGACTTGCTGGAATTGGAGGAGAAGATCTGCCCACCATTGTCTTAGTTGCTCACTATGACTCCTTTGGCGTTGCCCCG TGGCTGTCCTACGGCGCCGACTCAAACGGCAGCGGCGTCTCCATGTTGCTCGAGCTCGCTCGTCTCTTCTCGAAACTTTACACGTACAAAAGGACACACGCTGG GTACaacctgcttttttttgtttctggtgGAGGGAAGTTCAACTATCAGGGTACCAAACGTTGGCTGGAGGACAACCTGGACCACACGG ACTCCAGTCTGCTACAGGACAatgttgcttttgtgttgtgtctgGACACGGTGGGCAACGGAGACACCCTGCACCTCCATGTGTCCAAACCTCCCAAAGAAGGAACGCCTCAATATTCTCTGCTCAAAGAGCTGGAGTCG gtggTGGCCAGCCAGTACCCAGAGGTCAAGTTCTCCATGGTCCATAAGAAAATCAACCTGGCCGACGACATGCTGGCCTGGGAGCACGAGCGCTTCGGCATCCGGCGGCTGCCAGCCTTCACCTTGTCCCATCTACCCTCCCACCGCTTGGCGCGACGATCCAGCATCATGGACGTGCGGTCAGTGTCCCCCTCCTCTCGCCATGGAGCGGGagagccccctgctgg GCCTCACGTAGACGTAAAGAAACTCAGCAGGAACACCAAGGTGATGGCAGAGGCCCTAGCCAGGGTCGTCTATAACCTAACTGAAAAG GGCACCCCCGGTGACCTTCAGATCTTCACTGAACAAATG gttcaggaggagcagctctcaGCAGTGGTGGACTGGCTCACAGCTCAGCCGCGTGCCGCTCAGCTGCTGGACAAGGACAGCAGCGTGGTGTCCACCCTGGAGTATCACCTCGGACATTACCTCAAGGATGTGAAGAGACACTACGTCAAAGCTGATAAAAG GGACCCAGAGTTTGTCTTCTATGACCAGCTGAAGCAGACTATGAACGCGTACAG AGTCAAACCTGCCATCTTTGACCTGCTACTGGCCGTCTGCATTGCAGCCTACTTGGGGATGATGTATCTGGCAATCCAG AACTTCGGCTTCCTGTACGGCGTCGTCCGCAGGGTCACCCAGCCCAAGACGAAAGCGCATTAA
- the ncln gene encoding BOS complex subunit ncln isoform X4 — protein sequence MFEEASEVFDNMFKSSFPLTFIVFIPAVLILVSPLPAEAAHEFTVYRMQQYDLQGQPYGTRNAILNTEARTVEAEVLSRRCVIMRLVDFSYEEYQKALRQSAGAVVIILPKNMSAVPQDIVQQFMELEPEMLATETIVPIYFAMEDDELLSIYTQTLTSSSSQGSLSAAEVLLHTATANGFQMVTSGAQSKAISDWAITSLEGRLAGIGGEDLPTIVLVAHYDSFGVAPWLSYGADSNGSGVSMLLELARLFSKLYTYKRTHAGYNLLFFVSGGGKFNYQGTKRWLEDNLDHTDSSLLQDNVAFVLCLDTVGNGDTLHLHVSKPPKEGTPQYSLLKELESVVASQYPEVKFSMVHKKINLADDMLAWEHERFGIRRLPAFTLSHLPSHRLARRSSIMDVRPHVDVKKLSRNTKVMAEALARVVYNLTEKGTPGDLQIFTEQMVQEEQLSAVVDWLTAQPRAAQLLDKDSSVVSTLEYHLGHYLKDVKRHYVKADKRDPEFVFYDQLKQTMNAYRVKPAIFDLLLAVCIAAYLGMMYLAIQNFGFLYGVVRRVTQPKTKAH from the exons ATGTTTGAGGAGGCCAGCGAAGTATTCGATAACATGTTTAAATCTTCATTTCCCCTCACCTTCATCGTTTTTATCCCCGCGGTGCTGATTCTGGTATCACCACTCCCGGCTGAAGCGGCACATGAGTTCACCGTTTACCGCATGCAGCAATACGATTTGCAGGGACAGCCGTATG GTACCAGGAATGCCATCCTGAACACGGAGGCCCGTACGGTAGAGGCAGAGGTTCTAAGCCGTCGCTGCGTTATCATGCGGCTGGTAGACTTTTCATACGAAGAGTACCAGAAAGCGTTGCGCCAGTCGGCTGGGGCCGTGGTCATCATCCTGCCCAAGAACATGTCTGCTGTGCCACAAGATATAGTACAG CAGTTCATGGAATTGGAGCCAGAAATGTTGGCTACCGAGACCATCGTCCCCATCTACTTTGCCATGGAGGACGATGAGCTGCTGTCCATATACACCCAGACCCTGACCTCTTCCTCATCACAGGGGTCTCTATCAGCAGCTGAAG TTTTGCTGCATACGGCCACAGCCAACGGCTTTCAGATGGTGACCAGTGGAGCTCAGAGCAAAGCCATCAGCGACTGGGCCATCACCAGCTTAGAG GGTCGACTTGCTGGAATTGGAGGAGAAGATCTGCCCACCATTGTCTTAGTTGCTCACTATGACTCCTTTGGCGTTGCCCCG TGGCTGTCCTACGGCGCCGACTCAAACGGCAGCGGCGTCTCCATGTTGCTCGAGCTCGCTCGTCTCTTCTCGAAACTTTACACGTACAAAAGGACACACGCTGG GTACaacctgcttttttttgtttctggtgGAGGGAAGTTCAACTATCAGGGTACCAAACGTTGGCTGGAGGACAACCTGGACCACACGG ACTCCAGTCTGCTACAGGACAatgttgcttttgtgttgtgtctgGACACGGTGGGCAACGGAGACACCCTGCACCTCCATGTGTCCAAACCTCCCAAAGAAGGAACGCCTCAATATTCTCTGCTCAAAGAGCTGGAGTCG gtggTGGCCAGCCAGTACCCAGAGGTCAAGTTCTCCATGGTCCATAAGAAAATCAACCTGGCCGACGACATGCTGGCCTGGGAGCACGAGCGCTTCGGCATCCGGCGGCTGCCAGCCTTCACCTTGTCCCATCTACCCTCCCACCGCTTGGCGCGACGATCCAGCATCATGGACGTGCG GCCTCACGTAGACGTAAAGAAACTCAGCAGGAACACCAAGGTGATGGCAGAGGCCCTAGCCAGGGTCGTCTATAACCTAACTGAAAAG GGCACCCCCGGTGACCTTCAGATCTTCACTGAACAAATG gttcaggaggagcagctctcaGCAGTGGTGGACTGGCTCACAGCTCAGCCGCGTGCCGCTCAGCTGCTGGACAAGGACAGCAGCGTGGTGTCCACCCTGGAGTATCACCTCGGACATTACCTCAAGGATGTGAAGAGACACTACGTCAAAGCTGATAAAAG GGACCCAGAGTTTGTCTTCTATGACCAGCTGAAGCAGACTATGAACGCGTACAG AGTCAAACCTGCCATCTTTGACCTGCTACTGGCCGTCTGCATTGCAGCCTACTTGGGGATGATGTATCTGGCAATCCAG AACTTCGGCTTCCTGTACGGCGTCGTCCGCAGGGTCACCCAGCCCAAGACGAAAGCGCATTAA
- the ncln gene encoding BOS complex subunit ncln isoform X1 codes for MFEEASEVFDNMFKSSFPLTFIVFIPAVLILVSPLPAEAAHEFTVYRMQQYDLQGQPYGTRNAILNTEARTVEAEVLSRRCVIMRLVDFSYEEYQKALRQSAGAVVIILPKNMSAVPQDIVQQFMELEPEMLATETIVPIYFAMEDDELLSIYTQTLTSSSSQGSLSAAEVLLHTATANGFQMVTSGAQSKAISDWAITSLEGRLAGIGGEDLPTIVLVAHYDSFGVAPWLSYGADSNGSGVSMLLELARLFSKLYTYKRTHAGYNLLFFVSGGGKFNYQGTKRWLEDNLDHTDSSLLQDNVAFVLCLDTVGNGDTLHLHVSKPPKEGTPQYSLLKELESVVASQYPEVKFSMVHKKINLADDMLAWEHERFGIRRLPAFTLSHLPSHRLARRSSIMDVRSVSPSSRHGAGEPPAGPHVDVKKLSRNTKVMAEALARVVYNLTEKGTPGDLQIFTEQMQVQEEQLSAVVDWLTAQPRAAQLLDKDSSVVSTLEYHLGHYLKDVKRHYVKADKRDPEFVFYDQLKQTMNAYRVKPAIFDLLLAVCIAAYLGMMYLAIQNFGFLYGVVRRVTQPKTKAH; via the exons ATGTTTGAGGAGGCCAGCGAAGTATTCGATAACATGTTTAAATCTTCATTTCCCCTCACCTTCATCGTTTTTATCCCCGCGGTGCTGATTCTGGTATCACCACTCCCGGCTGAAGCGGCACATGAGTTCACCGTTTACCGCATGCAGCAATACGATTTGCAGGGACAGCCGTATG GTACCAGGAATGCCATCCTGAACACGGAGGCCCGTACGGTAGAGGCAGAGGTTCTAAGCCGTCGCTGCGTTATCATGCGGCTGGTAGACTTTTCATACGAAGAGTACCAGAAAGCGTTGCGCCAGTCGGCTGGGGCCGTGGTCATCATCCTGCCCAAGAACATGTCTGCTGTGCCACAAGATATAGTACAG CAGTTCATGGAATTGGAGCCAGAAATGTTGGCTACCGAGACCATCGTCCCCATCTACTTTGCCATGGAGGACGATGAGCTGCTGTCCATATACACCCAGACCCTGACCTCTTCCTCATCACAGGGGTCTCTATCAGCAGCTGAAG TTTTGCTGCATACGGCCACAGCCAACGGCTTTCAGATGGTGACCAGTGGAGCTCAGAGCAAAGCCATCAGCGACTGGGCCATCACCAGCTTAGAG GGTCGACTTGCTGGAATTGGAGGAGAAGATCTGCCCACCATTGTCTTAGTTGCTCACTATGACTCCTTTGGCGTTGCCCCG TGGCTGTCCTACGGCGCCGACTCAAACGGCAGCGGCGTCTCCATGTTGCTCGAGCTCGCTCGTCTCTTCTCGAAACTTTACACGTACAAAAGGACACACGCTGG GTACaacctgcttttttttgtttctggtgGAGGGAAGTTCAACTATCAGGGTACCAAACGTTGGCTGGAGGACAACCTGGACCACACGG ACTCCAGTCTGCTACAGGACAatgttgcttttgtgttgtgtctgGACACGGTGGGCAACGGAGACACCCTGCACCTCCATGTGTCCAAACCTCCCAAAGAAGGAACGCCTCAATATTCTCTGCTCAAAGAGCTGGAGTCG gtggTGGCCAGCCAGTACCCAGAGGTCAAGTTCTCCATGGTCCATAAGAAAATCAACCTGGCCGACGACATGCTGGCCTGGGAGCACGAGCGCTTCGGCATCCGGCGGCTGCCAGCCTTCACCTTGTCCCATCTACCCTCCCACCGCTTGGCGCGACGATCCAGCATCATGGACGTGCGGTCAGTGTCCCCCTCCTCTCGCCATGGAGCGGGagagccccctgctgg GCCTCACGTAGACGTAAAGAAACTCAGCAGGAACACCAAGGTGATGGCAGAGGCCCTAGCCAGGGTCGTCTATAACCTAACTGAAAAG GGCACCCCCGGTGACCTTCAGATCTTCACTGAACAAATG CAGgttcaggaggagcagctctcaGCAGTGGTGGACTGGCTCACAGCTCAGCCGCGTGCCGCTCAGCTGCTGGACAAGGACAGCAGCGTGGTGTCCACCCTGGAGTATCACCTCGGACATTACCTCAAGGATGTGAAGAGACACTACGTCAAAGCTGATAAAAG GGACCCAGAGTTTGTCTTCTATGACCAGCTGAAGCAGACTATGAACGCGTACAG AGTCAAACCTGCCATCTTTGACCTGCTACTGGCCGTCTGCATTGCAGCCTACTTGGGGATGATGTATCTGGCAATCCAG AACTTCGGCTTCCTGTACGGCGTCGTCCGCAGGGTCACCCAGCCCAAGACGAAAGCGCATTAA
- the s1pr4 gene encoding sphingosine 1-phosphate receptor 4 encodes MAIPVTPTDFFTFLVSPSSCPHVYALPANLSDATSLNYVILRHYNHTGRLQNRIMSNGQTQISTTSALFLFLSILIILENLLVLVAISSRIRHSRRWVYVCIANITLSDLLTGTAYVVNICLSGSKTFHLTLPLWLFREGLLFVALAASIFGLLLIAVERCMTMMKPLPQKSAGKSYCRIFSFVALCWFWALVIGFLPLLGWNCICSLEGCSTLLPLYSKSYIFFSVIIFFIILLTIGVLYGAIYCHVHRSAQQGLQRSRRHSLSLLKTVITIVGVFIVCWGPLFLLLLVDFFCVSRQCGLLFTADVCISLAVFNSALNPIIYALGSSEMRKAMTELLCCCCLRSDFCHPDTFTSKDTSSTSESRRDSLRNSFNRVRNLSVVSPPPTPKKLQKTPRKYRLSSTTSCLSVSSG; translated from the coding sequence ATGGCCATCCCAGTCACCCCCACAGACTTCTTCACCTTCCTCGTGTCACCCTCCTCGTGCCCTCACGTCTACGCCTTGCCGGCCAACCTGTCGGACGCCACCAGCCTCAACTACGTGATCCTGCGGCATTACAACCACACCGGCCGTCTTCAAAATAGAATCATGTCGAACGGCCAGACCCAGATCAGCACCACCTCAGCGTTATTTCTCTTTCTGAGCATCTTGATCATTCTGGAGAacctcctggtcctggtggcCATCAGCTCACGCATCCGCCACAGTCGGCGATGGGTTTACGTCTGCATCGCCAACATCACCCTCAGCGACCTCCTCACCGGCACCGCTTACGTGGTCAACATCTGTTTGTCTGGCAGTAAGACGTTCCACCTCACCCTCCCCCTGTGGCTCTTCAGAGAAGGGCTGCTATTTGTGGCACTGGCTGCCTCCATCTTCGGTCTGCTGCTGATCGCTGTGGAGAGGTGCATGACGATGATGAAGCCGCTGCCCCAAAAGTCAGCCGGGAAAAGCTACTGCAGGATCTTCAGCTTTGTGgccctctgctggttctggGCTCTGGTGATCggcttcctccccctcctgggcTGGAACTGCATTTGCAGTCTGGAGGGATGTTCCACCCTCCTTCCGCTCTACTCCAAATCCTacatctttttctctgtcatcatcttcttcatcatcctcctgaCTATTGGCGTGCTGTATGGGGCTATCTACTGCCACGTGCACAGGAGTGCGCAGCAGGGTCTTCAGCGTAGCCGCCGTCACTCCTTGTCTCTCCTAAAAACAGTGATCACCATCGTTGGGGTCTTCATCGTCTGCTGGGGGCCTCTGTTCCTGTTGCTACTGGTGGACTTCTTCTGTGTCTCTCGCCAGTGTGGCCTCTTGTTCACTGCTGACGTTTGCATCTCCCTCGCCGTCTTCAACTCCGCCCTGAACCCCATCATCTACGCCCTGGGCAGCAGTGAAATGAGAAAGGCCATGACAGAGTTGCTGTGCTGTTGCTGCCTGCGGTCCGACTTCTGCCACCCAGATACGTTCACGTCCAaggacaccagcagcacctctgagagcaggagggacagcctgaggaacagcttcaaCCGGGTCAGAAATCTGAGCGTAGTGTCCCCACCGCCAACTCCAAAGAAGCTCCAGAAGACACCGAGAAAGTACCGCCTGAGCTCCACCACGAGCTGTTTGTCAGTTTCAAGTGGTTAG